In Carya illinoinensis cultivar Pawnee chromosome 7, C.illinoinensisPawnee_v1, whole genome shotgun sequence, the following are encoded in one genomic region:
- the LOC122317547 gene encoding glutamate receptor 3.6-like isoform X1 — translation MNRRPPRRFPCSSTPYVPILIPHRPNPVKSTRNMLWLLAMLFCNWPLIGTGTSSTVSTRPDVVNIGAILSYNSSIGKVAKVALETAVEDVNSNPTVLNGTKLNLTMQDTKLSSGFLGIVEALRFMENDTVAIIGPQHSVMAHVISHIANELQVPLLSFAATDPTLNSLQFPYFVRTTQSDLFQMAAVADIVNYYVWRDVIAIYIDDDHGRNGVVALEDKLAENRCKISYKAPLNPKLSSGDITNQLVKVALMESRVIILHIYATWGLEVLDAAWDMGMMRSGYVWIATDWLSTVLDTESSLPSAAMDRIQGVLTLRMHTPDSELKRKFVSRWSNLTTAKSDNGLFGLNSYGLYAYDTVMLLAQALDAFLNQRENISFSNDQSLSEFRGGNLHFDNMSIFDEGNHLLISILQVNITGVTGQIKFNSNGNLMHPAYEVINVVGKGMRTIGYWSNSSRLSVVPPEKLNTVTPSDHLYGVIWPGQTTQKPRGWVFSSNGRQLRVGVPNLVSFREFVFRVGNSDIFHGYCIDIFIAAVEILPYALPYKFIPFGDGHSNPIKTDLLYKITTNDFDAVVGDITITTNRTKIVDFTQPYVESGLVVVAPVQKLNSSVWAFLRPFTVMMWCVTGIFFLVVGAVIWILERRTNDVFRGPPRKQFVTTVWFSFSTLFFAHREKVESTLGRFVLIIWLSAVLILNSSYTASLTSILTVERLSSPIKGIESLITSNDPIGYQHGTFVENYLTEEYNIQKNRLVSLNSEEEYEKALKDGPKNGGVAAIVDMRAYMELFLSTRCEFSIVGQEFTKLGWGFAFPRDSPIAVDLSTAILKLSENGDLQKIHDKWLAGKACSSEGTKEDVDRLPLKSFWGLFLLCGSTFLLALLLYIIKLVIQYVRLSRRSSPTDNNSRPVPSFFSFMVEKEEDHVHDHHHDIEEEGNSGSKRRY, via the exons ATGAATCGACGGCCACCTCGTAGATTTCCTTGCTCTTCAACTCCTTACGTACCAATATTAATTCCCCACCGGCCAAATCCAG TGAAATCCACCAGGAATATGTTGTGGCTTCTGGCAATGCTTTTCTGCAATTGGCCTCTTATTGGAACTGGTACTAGTAGTACTGTTTCTACAAGACCAGATGTTGTCAACATTGGAGCTATTTTGTCCTACAATTCTTCCATCGGCAAAGTGGCAAAAGTTGCATTAGAAACTGCAGTTGAAGATGTGAATTCCAATCCAACGGTTCTTAATGGAACTAAGCTGAATCTTACGATGCAGGATACAAAACTATCTAGCGGGTTTCTGGGAATCGTTGAGG CTTTGCGGTTTATGGAGAATGACACAGTCGCTATAATTGGCCCCCAGCACTCAGTTATGGCTCATGTAATTTCACATATTGCGAATGAGCTCCAAGTCCCTCTATTATCCTTTGCAGCAACTGACCCTACTCTGAATTCACTTCAGTTCCCTTACTTTGTTCGAACAACTCAAAGTGATCTCTTCCAGATGGCAGCAGTAGCAGATATTGTAAATTACTACGTATGGCGAGATGTAATAGCAATCTATATTGATGATGATCATGGTAGGAATGGGGTAGTTGCATTGGAAGACAAGCTAGCTGAAAATCGCTGCAAAATCTCATATAAAGCACCTCTGAACCCCAAATTAAGCTCGGGTGACATCACCAATCAACTGGTTAAGGTGGCTTTGATGGAGTCTCGGGTTATTATCCTCCATATTTATGCTACTTGGGGACTAGAGGTGCTTGATGCGGCATGGGATATGGGGATGATGAGAAGTGGATACGTGTGGATAGCTACTGATTGGCTCTCGACAGTACTTGACACAGAGTCTTCCCTCCCTTCTGCAGCAATGGACAGGATTCAGGGGGTTCTTACGTTGCGTATGCACACTCCGGATTCAGAACTCAAAAGGAAATTTGTTTCTAGATGGAGCAACTTAACTACTGCAAAGTCGGATAATGGTCTTTTTGGACTAAATAGTTATGGTCTCTATGCCTACGACACTGTTATGCTTCTTGCGCAGGCACTTGACGCATTCTTAAATCAGAGGGagaacatttcattttcaaatgatcAGAGTTTAAGCGAGTTTCGTGGAGGGAACTTGCATTTTGATAATATGAGCATCTTTGATGAAGGGAATCATTTGCTTATTAGCATTTTGCAGGTTAACATAACTGGCGTAACAGGCCAAATCAAGTTCAATTCAAATGGGAATCTCATGCATCCTGCTTATGAAGTCATCAATGTCGTTGGCAAAGGGATGAGGACAATCGGTTATTGGTCCAATTCTTCCCGTTTATCTGTTGTGCCTCCAGAAAAACTCAACACAGTAACCCCTTCCGATCATCTTTATGGTGTAATATGGCCTGGACAGACAACTCAAAAGCCTCGTGGGTGGGTATTCTCAAGCAACGGAAGGCAACTGCGAGTTGGAGTACCAAACCTTGTCAGTTTCCGTGAATTTGTCTTCCGAGTCGGTAACTCAGACATCTTTCATGGGTATTGCATTGATATTTTCATTGCTGCAGTTGAAATATTACCTTATGCACTGCCTTATAAGTTTATTCCATTCGGAGATGGACATAGCAATCCAATAAAGACGGATCTTCTGTACAAGATCACAACGAAT gacTTCGACGCTGTGGTTGGCGACATTACAATTACCACGAACCGGACAAAGATAGTGGATTTTACACAGCCATATGTGGAATCAGGGCTAGTCGTAGTGGCCCCAGTTCAGAAGTTAAACTCTAGTGTCTGGGCTTTTCTGAGACCATTTACAGTAATGATGTGGTGTGTCACAGGTATATTTTTCCTTGTTGTAGGAGCAGTTATTTGGATTCTGGAGCGCAGAACAAACGATGTGTTCCGGGGCCCTCCTAGAAAACAATTTGTCACCACTGTATG GTTTAGCTTCTCAACATTGTTTTTTGCTCATA gagAAAAGGTTGAAAGCACCCTTGGTCGCTTTGTGCTTATCATATGGCTCTCTGCGGTTCTAATACTGAATTCGAGTTACACTGCAAGTCTGACTTCAATCCTTACGGTGGAAAGGCTTTCTTCCCCCATTAAAGGGATTGAAAGCTTAATTACAAGCAACGATCCCATTGGTTACCAGCATGGTACGTTTGTTGAAAACTATCTAACCGAAGAGTACAACATACAAAAGAACAGGCTTGTTTCTCTAAACTCTGAAGAAGAATATGAGAAAGCGTTGAAGGATGGTCCCAAGAATGGTGGAGTCGCTGCCATTGTTGACATGCGTGCATACATGGAGCTCTTCCTCTCCACCAGATGCGAATTTAGTATAGTAGGTCAAGAGTTCACCAAATTGGGATGGGGTTTT GCCTTTCCAAGAGATTCGCCAATAGCCGTTGACCTGTCAACTGCCATCTTGAAACTGTCCGAGAACGGGGACTTGCAAAAAATTCATGACAAGTGGCTTGCAGGGAAGGCTTGCAGCTCAGAAGGTACAAAGGAAGACGTGGACCGCCTTCCGCTTAAAAGCTTCTGGGGCCTCTTTTTACTTTGTGGCTCAACTTTCTTGCTTGCTCTGCTTTTGTATATCATTAAGTTGGTTATCCAGTACGTGAGGCTTTCTCGCCGGAGCTCGCCTACTGATAATAATTCACGGCCTGTTCCgtcatttttctcatttatggtagaaaaagaagaggatcacgttcatgatcatcatcatgacATAGAAGAGGAAGGAAACAGCGGATCCAAGAGAAGGTACTGA
- the LOC122317090 gene encoding glutamate receptor 3.6-like isoform X2, giving the protein MNISRILFMWFCNWLLITTGTSVSKRPDVVNIGAILSFNSSIGKVAKVALEAAVEDVNSNPVVLSGTKLKLAMQDTKLSGGFLGIVEALRFMENDTVAIIGPQHSVMAHVVSHIANELQVPLLSFAATDPTLNSLQFPYFVRTTQSDLFQMATVADIVRYYEWQDVIAIYVDDDHGRNGVAALGDKLADNRCKISYKAPLNPKLSREDITKTLVKVALMESRVIILHIYATWGLEVLDVALNMGMMGSGYVWITTDWLSTILDTESSLPLDAMESTQGVLTLRMHTPDSELKRKFVSRWSNLTAAQSDNGLFGLNSYGLYAYDTVMLLAQALDAFLSQRENISFSNDPSLSEFRGGNLHFDNMSIFDEGNHLLNSILQVNITGVTGQIKFTSNGNLIHPAYEVINVVGKGMRTIGYWSNSSRLSVVPPEKLNTGTPSDHLYGVIWPGQTTQKPRGWVFSSNGRQLRVGVPNLVSFRQFVLRVGSSDIFHGYCIDVFNAAVELLPYALPYKFIPFGDGHSNPIKTDLLYKITTGDFDAAVGDITITTNRTKMVDFTQPYIESGLVVVAPVRKLNSSAWAFLRPFTPMMWSVTGIFFLVVGAVIWILERRTNDDFQGPPRKQFVTTVWFSFSTMFFTHSEKVDSTLGRLVLIIWLFAVLILNSSYTASLTSILTVEQLSSPIKGIESLATSNDPIGYQNGTFIDSYLTEEYHIQKSRLVPLNSAEEYEKALKDGPQKGGVSAIVDMRAYMELFLSTRCEFSIVGQEFTKMGWGFAFPRESPLAVDLSTAILKLSENGELQKIHDKWLTRKACSLEGAKQDVDRLPLKSFWGLFLLCGSACLLALLLYIIKMVRQYMRRSGQISQSQSAAIQSFLAFVKEKEEDDNRMELEDGQSGSKRRRRKIVSTGRVRELDESVKDSDHASVCSGNVNEVHYAV; this is encoded by the exons ATGAATATATCGCGGATTCTGTTTATGTGGTTCTGCAATTGGCTTTTAATCACCACTGGTACTAGTGTTTCTAAAAGACCCGATGTTGTCAACATTGGGGCTATTTTGTCCTTCAATTCTTCCATTGGCAAAGTGGCAAAAGTTGCGCTAGAAGCTGCAGTAGAAGATGTCAACTCTAATCCAGTTGTTCTAAGTGGAACAAAGCTGAAACTCGCGATGCAGGATACAAAATTATCTGGCGGATTTCTCGGAATTGTTGAGG CTTTACGGTTTATGGAGAATGATACAGTGGCCATAATTGGTCCCCAGCACTCAGTAATGGCTCATGTAGTTTCACATATTGCGAATGAGCTCCAAGTCCCTCTATTATCCTTTGCAGCAACTGACCCCACTCTGAATTCACTTCAGTTCCCTTACTTTGTTCGAACAACGCAGAGTGATCTCTTCCAAATGGCTACAGTTGCAGATATTGTACGATACTACGAATGGCAAGATGTCATAGCAatctatgttgatgatgatCATGGCAGGAATGGGGTTGCTGCATTGGGAGACAAGCTAGCTGATAATCGCTGTAAAATCTCATACAAAGCACCTCTGAACCCCAAACTAAGCAGGGAAGACATCACCAAGACACTGGTTAAGGTGGCTTTGATGGAGTCTCGGGTTATTATCCTCCACATTTATGCTACCTGGGGTCTCGAGGTACTTGATGTGGCGTTGAATATGGGAATGATGGGAAGTGGATATGTGTGGATAACTACCGATTGGCTCTCTACCATACTTGACACAGAATCTTCACTCCCATTAGATGCAATGGAAAGTACTCAAGGCGTTCTTACGTTGCGTATGCACACTCCGGATTCAGAACTCAAAAGGAAATTTGTTTCTAGATGGAGCAACTTAACTGCTGCACAGTCGGATAATGGTCTTTTTGGACTAAATAGTTATGGTCTTTATGCCTACGACACTGTTATGCTTCTTGCGCAGGCACTTGACGCATTCTTAAGTCAGAGGGagaacatttcattttcaaatgatcCGAGTTTAAGCGAGTTTCGTGGAGGGAACTTGCATTTTGATAATATGAGCATCTTTGATGAAGGGAATCATTTGCTTAATAGCATTTTGCAGGTTAACATAACTGGCGTAACAGGCCAAATCAAGTTCACTTCAAATGGGAATCTCATACATCCTGCTTATGAAGTCATCAATGTCGTTGGCAAAGGGATGAGGACAATCGGTTATTGGTCCAATTCTTCCCGTTTATCTGTTGTGCCTCCAGAAAAGCTCAACACAGGAACCCCTTCCGATCATCTTTATGGGGTAATATGGCCTGGACAGACAACCCAAAAGCCTCGTGGGTGGGTATTCTCAAGCAACGGAAGGCAACTGCGAGTCGGAGTACCAAACCTTGTCAGTTTCCGCCAATTTGTCTTACGAGTTGGTAGCTCGGATATATTTCATGGATATTGCATTGATGTATTCAATGCTGCAGTTGAATTATTGCCTTATGCACTCCCGTATAAATTTATTCCCTTCGGAGATGGACATAGCAATCCAATAAAGACGGATCTTCTGTACAAGATCACAACGGGG GACTTTGATGCTGCAGTTGGCGACATTACAATTACCACCAATCGGACAAAGATGGTGGATTTTACACAGCCATACATAGAGTCCGGGCTAGTCGTAGTTGCCCCAGTTCGGAAGTTGAACTCTAGTGCTTGGGCTTTTCTGAGACCATTTACTCCAATGATGTGGAGCGTCACAGGTATATTTTTCCTTGTTGTTGGAGCAGTTATTTGGATTCTGGAGCGCAGGACAAATGATGACTTCCAGGGTCCTCCTAGAAAACAATTTGTCACGACCGTATG GTTTAGCTTTTCAACCATGTTTTTTACTCATA GTGAAAAGGTTGACAGCACCCTCGGTCGGTTAGTGCTGATCATATGGCTATTTGCGGTTCTCATACTGAATTCGAGTTACACTGCAAGTCTGACCTCAATCCTTACGGTGGAACAGCTTTCTTCCCCCATCAAAGGGATCGAAAGTTTAGCGACCAGCAATGATCCCATTGGTTACCAGAATGGTACGTTTATTGACAGTTATTTAACAGAAGAGTACCACATACAGAAGTCCAGACTTGTTCCTCTCAACTCGGCAGAAGAATACGAGAAAGCCTTGAAGGATGGTCCTCAGAAGGGTGGGGTCTCTGCAATTGTTGACATGCGTGCATATATGGAGCTCTTCCTGTCCACCAGATGCGAGTTTAGCATAGTAGGTCAAGAGTTCACCAAAATGGGGTGGGGTTTT GCGTTTCCAAGGGAGTCGCCACTGGCCGTTGACCTGTCAACAGCCATCTTGAAACTGTCTGAGAATGGGGAATTACAAAAGATTCATGATAAGTGGCTTACAAGAAAAGCTTGCAGTTTAGAAGGTGCAAAGCAAGACGTAGATCGCCTTCCGCTTAAAAGCTTCTGGGGACTCTTTCTACTCTGCGGGTCAGCTTGCTTGCTAGCTCTGCTTTTGTATATCATCAAGATGGTCCGCCAGTACATGAGGCGTTCTGGGCAGATCTCACAATCGCAATCTGCAGCTATTCAATCATTTCTGgcttttgttaaagaaaaagaagaggatgaTAATAGAATGGAATTAGAGGATGGACAGAGCGGGTCCAAGAGAAGGCGAAGGAAGATAGTCTCAACTGGAAGAGTGCGTGAATTAGATGAATCTGTAAAAGATTCTGATCATGCTTCTGTTTGCAGTGGCAATGTGAATGAGGTCCACTATGCAGTGTGA
- the LOC122317547 gene encoding glutamate receptor 3.6-like isoform X2, whose product MENDTVAIIGPQHSVMAHVISHIANELQVPLLSFAATDPTLNSLQFPYFVRTTQSDLFQMAAVADIVNYYVWRDVIAIYIDDDHGRNGVVALEDKLAENRCKISYKAPLNPKLSSGDITNQLVKVALMESRVIILHIYATWGLEVLDAAWDMGMMRSGYVWIATDWLSTVLDTESSLPSAAMDRIQGVLTLRMHTPDSELKRKFVSRWSNLTTAKSDNGLFGLNSYGLYAYDTVMLLAQALDAFLNQRENISFSNDQSLSEFRGGNLHFDNMSIFDEGNHLLISILQVNITGVTGQIKFNSNGNLMHPAYEVINVVGKGMRTIGYWSNSSRLSVVPPEKLNTVTPSDHLYGVIWPGQTTQKPRGWVFSSNGRQLRVGVPNLVSFREFVFRVGNSDIFHGYCIDIFIAAVEILPYALPYKFIPFGDGHSNPIKTDLLYKITTNDFDAVVGDITITTNRTKIVDFTQPYVESGLVVVAPVQKLNSSVWAFLRPFTVMMWCVTGIFFLVVGAVIWILERRTNDVFRGPPRKQFVTTVWFSFSTLFFAHREKVESTLGRFVLIIWLSAVLILNSSYTASLTSILTVERLSSPIKGIESLITSNDPIGYQHGTFVENYLTEEYNIQKNRLVSLNSEEEYEKALKDGPKNGGVAAIVDMRAYMELFLSTRCEFSIVGQEFTKLGWGFAFPRDSPIAVDLSTAILKLSENGDLQKIHDKWLAGKACSSEGTKEDVDRLPLKSFWGLFLLCGSTFLLALLLYIIKLVIQYVRLSRRSSPTDNNSRPVPSFFSFMVEKEEDHVHDHHHDIEEEGNSGSKRRY is encoded by the exons ATGGAGAATGACACAGTCGCTATAATTGGCCCCCAGCACTCAGTTATGGCTCATGTAATTTCACATATTGCGAATGAGCTCCAAGTCCCTCTATTATCCTTTGCAGCAACTGACCCTACTCTGAATTCACTTCAGTTCCCTTACTTTGTTCGAACAACTCAAAGTGATCTCTTCCAGATGGCAGCAGTAGCAGATATTGTAAATTACTACGTATGGCGAGATGTAATAGCAATCTATATTGATGATGATCATGGTAGGAATGGGGTAGTTGCATTGGAAGACAAGCTAGCTGAAAATCGCTGCAAAATCTCATATAAAGCACCTCTGAACCCCAAATTAAGCTCGGGTGACATCACCAATCAACTGGTTAAGGTGGCTTTGATGGAGTCTCGGGTTATTATCCTCCATATTTATGCTACTTGGGGACTAGAGGTGCTTGATGCGGCATGGGATATGGGGATGATGAGAAGTGGATACGTGTGGATAGCTACTGATTGGCTCTCGACAGTACTTGACACAGAGTCTTCCCTCCCTTCTGCAGCAATGGACAGGATTCAGGGGGTTCTTACGTTGCGTATGCACACTCCGGATTCAGAACTCAAAAGGAAATTTGTTTCTAGATGGAGCAACTTAACTACTGCAAAGTCGGATAATGGTCTTTTTGGACTAAATAGTTATGGTCTCTATGCCTACGACACTGTTATGCTTCTTGCGCAGGCACTTGACGCATTCTTAAATCAGAGGGagaacatttcattttcaaatgatcAGAGTTTAAGCGAGTTTCGTGGAGGGAACTTGCATTTTGATAATATGAGCATCTTTGATGAAGGGAATCATTTGCTTATTAGCATTTTGCAGGTTAACATAACTGGCGTAACAGGCCAAATCAAGTTCAATTCAAATGGGAATCTCATGCATCCTGCTTATGAAGTCATCAATGTCGTTGGCAAAGGGATGAGGACAATCGGTTATTGGTCCAATTCTTCCCGTTTATCTGTTGTGCCTCCAGAAAAACTCAACACAGTAACCCCTTCCGATCATCTTTATGGTGTAATATGGCCTGGACAGACAACTCAAAAGCCTCGTGGGTGGGTATTCTCAAGCAACGGAAGGCAACTGCGAGTTGGAGTACCAAACCTTGTCAGTTTCCGTGAATTTGTCTTCCGAGTCGGTAACTCAGACATCTTTCATGGGTATTGCATTGATATTTTCATTGCTGCAGTTGAAATATTACCTTATGCACTGCCTTATAAGTTTATTCCATTCGGAGATGGACATAGCAATCCAATAAAGACGGATCTTCTGTACAAGATCACAACGAAT gacTTCGACGCTGTGGTTGGCGACATTACAATTACCACGAACCGGACAAAGATAGTGGATTTTACACAGCCATATGTGGAATCAGGGCTAGTCGTAGTGGCCCCAGTTCAGAAGTTAAACTCTAGTGTCTGGGCTTTTCTGAGACCATTTACAGTAATGATGTGGTGTGTCACAGGTATATTTTTCCTTGTTGTAGGAGCAGTTATTTGGATTCTGGAGCGCAGAACAAACGATGTGTTCCGGGGCCCTCCTAGAAAACAATTTGTCACCACTGTATG GTTTAGCTTCTCAACATTGTTTTTTGCTCATA gagAAAAGGTTGAAAGCACCCTTGGTCGCTTTGTGCTTATCATATGGCTCTCTGCGGTTCTAATACTGAATTCGAGTTACACTGCAAGTCTGACTTCAATCCTTACGGTGGAAAGGCTTTCTTCCCCCATTAAAGGGATTGAAAGCTTAATTACAAGCAACGATCCCATTGGTTACCAGCATGGTACGTTTGTTGAAAACTATCTAACCGAAGAGTACAACATACAAAAGAACAGGCTTGTTTCTCTAAACTCTGAAGAAGAATATGAGAAAGCGTTGAAGGATGGTCCCAAGAATGGTGGAGTCGCTGCCATTGTTGACATGCGTGCATACATGGAGCTCTTCCTCTCCACCAGATGCGAATTTAGTATAGTAGGTCAAGAGTTCACCAAATTGGGATGGGGTTTT GCCTTTCCAAGAGATTCGCCAATAGCCGTTGACCTGTCAACTGCCATCTTGAAACTGTCCGAGAACGGGGACTTGCAAAAAATTCATGACAAGTGGCTTGCAGGGAAGGCTTGCAGCTCAGAAGGTACAAAGGAAGACGTGGACCGCCTTCCGCTTAAAAGCTTCTGGGGCCTCTTTTTACTTTGTGGCTCAACTTTCTTGCTTGCTCTGCTTTTGTATATCATTAAGTTGGTTATCCAGTACGTGAGGCTTTCTCGCCGGAGCTCGCCTACTGATAATAATTCACGGCCTGTTCCgtcatttttctcatttatggtagaaaaagaagaggatcacgttcatgatcatcatcatgacATAGAAGAGGAAGGAAACAGCGGATCCAAGAGAAGGTACTGA
- the LOC122317090 gene encoding glutamate receptor 3.6-like isoform X1 has translation MVQPTMNISRILFMWFCNWLLITTGTSVSKRPDVVNIGAILSFNSSIGKVAKVALEAAVEDVNSNPVVLSGTKLKLAMQDTKLSGGFLGIVEALRFMENDTVAIIGPQHSVMAHVVSHIANELQVPLLSFAATDPTLNSLQFPYFVRTTQSDLFQMATVADIVRYYEWQDVIAIYVDDDHGRNGVAALGDKLADNRCKISYKAPLNPKLSREDITKTLVKVALMESRVIILHIYATWGLEVLDVALNMGMMGSGYVWITTDWLSTILDTESSLPLDAMESTQGVLTLRMHTPDSELKRKFVSRWSNLTAAQSDNGLFGLNSYGLYAYDTVMLLAQALDAFLSQRENISFSNDPSLSEFRGGNLHFDNMSIFDEGNHLLNSILQVNITGVTGQIKFTSNGNLIHPAYEVINVVGKGMRTIGYWSNSSRLSVVPPEKLNTGTPSDHLYGVIWPGQTTQKPRGWVFSSNGRQLRVGVPNLVSFRQFVLRVGSSDIFHGYCIDVFNAAVELLPYALPYKFIPFGDGHSNPIKTDLLYKITTGDFDAAVGDITITTNRTKMVDFTQPYIESGLVVVAPVRKLNSSAWAFLRPFTPMMWSVTGIFFLVVGAVIWILERRTNDDFQGPPRKQFVTTVWFSFSTMFFTHSEKVDSTLGRLVLIIWLFAVLILNSSYTASLTSILTVEQLSSPIKGIESLATSNDPIGYQNGTFIDSYLTEEYHIQKSRLVPLNSAEEYEKALKDGPQKGGVSAIVDMRAYMELFLSTRCEFSIVGQEFTKMGWGFAFPRESPLAVDLSTAILKLSENGELQKIHDKWLTRKACSLEGAKQDVDRLPLKSFWGLFLLCGSACLLALLLYIIKMVRQYMRRSGQISQSQSAAIQSFLAFVKEKEEDDNRMELEDGQSGSKRRRRKIVSTGRVRELDESVKDSDHASVCSGNVNEVHYAV, from the exons ATGG TGCAACCCACCATGAATATATCGCGGATTCTGTTTATGTGGTTCTGCAATTGGCTTTTAATCACCACTGGTACTAGTGTTTCTAAAAGACCCGATGTTGTCAACATTGGGGCTATTTTGTCCTTCAATTCTTCCATTGGCAAAGTGGCAAAAGTTGCGCTAGAAGCTGCAGTAGAAGATGTCAACTCTAATCCAGTTGTTCTAAGTGGAACAAAGCTGAAACTCGCGATGCAGGATACAAAATTATCTGGCGGATTTCTCGGAATTGTTGAGG CTTTACGGTTTATGGAGAATGATACAGTGGCCATAATTGGTCCCCAGCACTCAGTAATGGCTCATGTAGTTTCACATATTGCGAATGAGCTCCAAGTCCCTCTATTATCCTTTGCAGCAACTGACCCCACTCTGAATTCACTTCAGTTCCCTTACTTTGTTCGAACAACGCAGAGTGATCTCTTCCAAATGGCTACAGTTGCAGATATTGTACGATACTACGAATGGCAAGATGTCATAGCAatctatgttgatgatgatCATGGCAGGAATGGGGTTGCTGCATTGGGAGACAAGCTAGCTGATAATCGCTGTAAAATCTCATACAAAGCACCTCTGAACCCCAAACTAAGCAGGGAAGACATCACCAAGACACTGGTTAAGGTGGCTTTGATGGAGTCTCGGGTTATTATCCTCCACATTTATGCTACCTGGGGTCTCGAGGTACTTGATGTGGCGTTGAATATGGGAATGATGGGAAGTGGATATGTGTGGATAACTACCGATTGGCTCTCTACCATACTTGACACAGAATCTTCACTCCCATTAGATGCAATGGAAAGTACTCAAGGCGTTCTTACGTTGCGTATGCACACTCCGGATTCAGAACTCAAAAGGAAATTTGTTTCTAGATGGAGCAACTTAACTGCTGCACAGTCGGATAATGGTCTTTTTGGACTAAATAGTTATGGTCTTTATGCCTACGACACTGTTATGCTTCTTGCGCAGGCACTTGACGCATTCTTAAGTCAGAGGGagaacatttcattttcaaatgatcCGAGTTTAAGCGAGTTTCGTGGAGGGAACTTGCATTTTGATAATATGAGCATCTTTGATGAAGGGAATCATTTGCTTAATAGCATTTTGCAGGTTAACATAACTGGCGTAACAGGCCAAATCAAGTTCACTTCAAATGGGAATCTCATACATCCTGCTTATGAAGTCATCAATGTCGTTGGCAAAGGGATGAGGACAATCGGTTATTGGTCCAATTCTTCCCGTTTATCTGTTGTGCCTCCAGAAAAGCTCAACACAGGAACCCCTTCCGATCATCTTTATGGGGTAATATGGCCTGGACAGACAACCCAAAAGCCTCGTGGGTGGGTATTCTCAAGCAACGGAAGGCAACTGCGAGTCGGAGTACCAAACCTTGTCAGTTTCCGCCAATTTGTCTTACGAGTTGGTAGCTCGGATATATTTCATGGATATTGCATTGATGTATTCAATGCTGCAGTTGAATTATTGCCTTATGCACTCCCGTATAAATTTATTCCCTTCGGAGATGGACATAGCAATCCAATAAAGACGGATCTTCTGTACAAGATCACAACGGGG GACTTTGATGCTGCAGTTGGCGACATTACAATTACCACCAATCGGACAAAGATGGTGGATTTTACACAGCCATACATAGAGTCCGGGCTAGTCGTAGTTGCCCCAGTTCGGAAGTTGAACTCTAGTGCTTGGGCTTTTCTGAGACCATTTACTCCAATGATGTGGAGCGTCACAGGTATATTTTTCCTTGTTGTTGGAGCAGTTATTTGGATTCTGGAGCGCAGGACAAATGATGACTTCCAGGGTCCTCCTAGAAAACAATTTGTCACGACCGTATG GTTTAGCTTTTCAACCATGTTTTTTACTCATA GTGAAAAGGTTGACAGCACCCTCGGTCGGTTAGTGCTGATCATATGGCTATTTGCGGTTCTCATACTGAATTCGAGTTACACTGCAAGTCTGACCTCAATCCTTACGGTGGAACAGCTTTCTTCCCCCATCAAAGGGATCGAAAGTTTAGCGACCAGCAATGATCCCATTGGTTACCAGAATGGTACGTTTATTGACAGTTATTTAACAGAAGAGTACCACATACAGAAGTCCAGACTTGTTCCTCTCAACTCGGCAGAAGAATACGAGAAAGCCTTGAAGGATGGTCCTCAGAAGGGTGGGGTCTCTGCAATTGTTGACATGCGTGCATATATGGAGCTCTTCCTGTCCACCAGATGCGAGTTTAGCATAGTAGGTCAAGAGTTCACCAAAATGGGGTGGGGTTTT GCGTTTCCAAGGGAGTCGCCACTGGCCGTTGACCTGTCAACAGCCATCTTGAAACTGTCTGAGAATGGGGAATTACAAAAGATTCATGATAAGTGGCTTACAAGAAAAGCTTGCAGTTTAGAAGGTGCAAAGCAAGACGTAGATCGCCTTCCGCTTAAAAGCTTCTGGGGACTCTTTCTACTCTGCGGGTCAGCTTGCTTGCTAGCTCTGCTTTTGTATATCATCAAGATGGTCCGCCAGTACATGAGGCGTTCTGGGCAGATCTCACAATCGCAATCTGCAGCTATTCAATCATTTCTGgcttttgttaaagaaaaagaagaggatgaTAATAGAATGGAATTAGAGGATGGACAGAGCGGGTCCAAGAGAAGGCGAAGGAAGATAGTCTCAACTGGAAGAGTGCGTGAATTAGATGAATCTGTAAAAGATTCTGATCATGCTTCTGTTTGCAGTGGCAATGTGAATGAGGTCCACTATGCAGTGTGA